Genomic DNA from Peribacillus simplex NBRC 15720 = DSM 1321:
TGATGTATCTGAGAGATTCTTTTGGTTTTAAATGACCCCTATTAGGAAATTAATATGGTATACAGACTAAAGGAGGAAAAAACTAATGAGAAGATCAATCAAAATATTATCAGTGCCTTTTGCCGCTATGCTTGTTTTGGCTGGATGCGCCGAAGAAAACGATGAAGTGAAAAACCCGCCGGTTCAGGAAAATGAAAATCAAGCGGAAAAAAATCCTGAAACAGAAACGGATAATAATGAAAAACTGCCTTTCACTTATAAGGATTTTCAATTAGAAGTGGATTATACAGGCAATGATAATGAATACGAAGCTGAATATGATACCATGGGAGCTCAAACAGAAGCTTCGATCGAGGACAAAATTAACAAACATGAAGTTCACGGGGATGAAGCAATGAAAGAATTGACCCCGATCCTAGAAAAATTGACTTTCACCAAAGATTCAACAGAGGAGGAAGTCATTCAAGAAGTGACAAAAGCTTTTGATTTGAAGGATGACTATCAAGAATTTGATTTAGAGGTCGTTTTCGATGATGGTACGAAAAAAGAATATAAAGTGAATAATAAGTAACTAAATCCGTTACTATATTCTTCCTTAAGTAATAAAATGGTAGCATGTTTATGTGTGTCCTCAATAGTTGTCAAATTACTGTTCCTATAGTAAAATGATTACGGTTAGCAAAGGGGATAATATACATTTGCTATTCATATTCGGACTTATGGGGATAGGACCGCAATAAATACTTGCAAAAAAGATTCTTTTTTAAGAGTCTTTTTTTTGTGTAGGTGTTCGAGAATTTGTAATTTTTAAGGAAAAAGTGAATAGATGAAAGAGAGGGTACCACAAGCGGTACCCTCTTCTTCATTTACCCATTATTGGGAAAGTGGTGCGTTTTTCTTTGGCAGCATATTTGCCGACGCTAATCTTGAACGGATTGTAATGCCAAGCCAAGATGCAAGGAAAGCCTTTAAAACGCCTACGATTATAAATGGTGCA
This window encodes:
- a CDS encoding YusW family protein — translated: MRRSIKILSVPFAAMLVLAGCAEENDEVKNPPVQENENQAEKNPETETDNNEKLPFTYKDFQLEVDYTGNDNEYEAEYDTMGAQTEASIEDKINKHEVHGDEAMKELTPILEKLTFTKDSTEEEVIQEVTKAFDLKDDYQEFDLEVVFDDGTKKEYKVNNK